In one window of Trichoderma breve strain T069 chromosome 7 map unlocalized scaffold00008, whole genome shotgun sequence DNA:
- a CDS encoding RTA1 like protein domain-containing protein — MSGIWQVLTYIFRTISIQQPDSFNYYAAWFVLILVAPLWTNAFVYMVFGRMVWNYTDDRRVWRVKAQHFGFVFVLLDIVSFIIQVYGAARATTKDAPTDKVLEGLHIYMAGVGIQQLFILIFCLFALRLLLRVRKESNEKAKLTKLSPAMLLLYTQFVVLALISLRIIFRICEYAQGLDSTIPLHEAYQYALDSLPMLLALVAFNVVHPGRIMSDSKPDLPSFRMQENRMQIGSADAAQPIVLNSFRKDT; from the exons ATGTCAGGCATATGGCAGGTCTTGACGTACATCTTCCGCACGATTAGCATCCAGCAACCCGACTCTTTCAACTACTATGCTGCCTGGTTTGTCCTCATTCTCGTTGCGCCACTTTGGACAAACGCCTTCGTCTACATGGTGTTCGGTCGCATGGTCTGGAACTATACAGACGATCGTCGCGTGTGGCGGGTAAAGGCGCAGCATTTCGGTTTCGTGTTTGTTCTCTTGGACATTGTATCATTCATCATCCAAGTGTACGGTGCTGCCAGAGCCACAACGAAAGACGCACCGACAGATAAGGTGCTTGAGGGATTGCACATATACATGGCTGGTGTTGGGATACAACAACTattcattctcatcttctgctTGTTTGCGTTACGGCTTCTACTCCGAGTACGCAAAGAAAGTAACGAGAAGGCCAAGTTAACAAAGTTAAGCCCCGCTATGCTGCTCCTCTATACTCAATTTGTTGTATTGGCTTTAATTTCA CTTCGAATTATCTTCCGCATTTGCGAATACGCCCAAGGACTCGACAGTACTATACCACTACACGAAGCCTACCAATATGCTTTGGATTCGCTTCCCATGCTTCTTGCACTTGTTGCCTTCAATGTTGTACATCCGGGACGAATCATGAGCGACAGTAAACCTGACCTACCGTCATTTCGGATGCAAGAAAATCGCATGCAAATTGGAAGCGCAGACGCCGCACAACCAATCGTTTTGAATAGCTTCAGAAAAGACACATAA
- a CDS encoding aldehyde dehydrogenase family domain-containing protein, whose product MVSTSIETRLFINGKFRPSSNNETFDLLSAKSDSLLAKVYEATKEDVDDAVAAAKAAFPAWASLSPYERGRYLVRLADLIVEANADLAHLEAESMGRPVSTYFDATVGAKYFRYFSEAAYPQGGSSLNTPGFVNITLKQPVGVVAAIIPWNAPLVFFCKKLAPALAAGNAVVLKSSEKAPLTSLYVAMLAQKAGFPPGVLNVLSGHGPVSGAALASHMDIRALTFTGSNRTGKLIAKMAADSNMKNLIFELGGKSPAIIFDDADIDAAVRETQFSIQLISGQTCMANSRIYVQRSIAESFVEKFKAAFTSARLGDPTDPQVNHGPQADKIQHATVLRYIELGKKTGKLITDEQSASGLYINPTIFRDVPEDAQIMKEEIFGPVVIINTFDTEAEAVTNANNTEHGLYASVYTKDLDRAMRVASRLEAGTVGVNCTSPTKGDDMPFGGQKGSGVQRESYIHSIETFMETKSVLIKVSGL is encoded by the exons ATGGTTTCCACTTCTATTGAAACGCGGCTGTTCATAAACGGCAAG TTCCGACCGTCCTCTAACAATGAGACATTTGATCTTCTTTCTGCAAAGTCTGATTCATTACTAGCAAAAG TATATGAAGCGACCAAGGAAGATGTAGACGACGCTGTAGCGGCTGCCAAAGCTGCCTTCCCAGCGTGGGCCAGTCTTTCACCGTACGAAAGAGGCAGATATCTCGTGCGGCTCGCCGACCTCATCGTGGAGGCTAATGCAGATCTAGCGCATCTGGAGGCTGAGTCCATGGGTAGACCTGTATCAACGTACTTCGATGCGACCGTGGGTGCCAAGTACTTCCGCTATTTCTCTGAGGCAGCATATCCTCAAGGAGGTTCAAGCTTGAATACTCCGGGGTTTGTAAACATTACTTTGAAGCAGCCGGTAGGTGTCGTTGCGGCGATTATTCCTTGGAATGCAcctctcgtcttcttttgtAAAAAGCTGGCACCAGCATTAGCCGCCGGCAATGCTGTCGTTCTCAAGAGTAGTGAGAAAGCGCCGTTGACG TCTCTGTACGTCGCTATGCTCGCCCAAAAAGCCGGCTTCCCCCCTGGCGTCCTCAACGTTCTCTCTGGCCACGGCCCCGTCTCCGGCGCGGCGCTCGCTTCGCATATGGACATCCGGGCCTTGACATTCACCGGATCCAACCGCACGGGAAAACTAATCGCCAAGATGGCCGCCGATTCCAACATGAAGAACTTGATCTTTGAACTCGGGGGCAAGTCACCCGCCATCATTTTTGACGACGCCGATATTGATGCCGCGGTACGAGAGACTCAGTTCAGCATCCAGCTCATTAGCGGACAGACCTGCATGGCAAATTCGCGCATCTATGTGCAGCGCTCTATCGCTGAATCGTTTGTCGAGAAGTTTAAGGCTGCCTTCACGTCCGCTCGACTGGGTGATCCGACCGACCCCCAAGTCAACCATGGGCCACAGGCGGATAAGATTCAGCACGCCACAGTACTGCGGTATATCGAGCTGGGCAAGAAGACGGGCAAGTTGATAACCGACGAGCAGTCCGCTTCGGGCTTATACATCAACCCTACGATATTCAGAGATGTCCCAGAGGATGCCCAGATCATGAAGGAGGAGATCTTTGGGCCGGTGGTGATCATAAACACATTTGACACAGAAGCGGAAGCAGTGACAAACGCGAACAATACCGAGCATGGCCTGTACGCATCGGTGTATACGAAGGATCTGGATCGAGCGATGAGAGTTGCCTCGAGGCTGGAAGCAGGAACAGTAGGTGTTAACTGCACAAGTCCGACGAAGGGCGACGACATGCCATTTGGTGGGCAAAAGGGGAGTGGAGTGCAAAGGGAGAGTTATATCCATAGTATTGAGACATTTATGGAGACGAAGTCAGTTTTGATCAAGGTGTCAGGACTATGA
- a CDS encoding major facilitator superfamily domain-containing protein encodes MAAEDDTVINVPASTEKSSHTSIANEEVAAADRSSTPKDSDDDGEFYEDPKAARRLLIKCDIRLIPILGCLYLVSFLDRSNIANARLFKLETSLHMPSNGFNTCLWIFYLPFVIVEIPSNLFMSLNKIKPNHWLAGAMLILGIVSMCQGLTRSYGGLLACRFIMGIMEAGLPPGAALLIGQYYKRSEFYIRFSYFICFALLGSAFSGLLAYAIEHMNGMHGYEAWRWIFILEGLFTFAFGLAAWFIIPAFPQEATFLSDDERAMLLARLRHDRGRERVDFKGINWLKLLTDWKIWSFTLIYFCADMGAASISSFTPTILAQLGWSASRAQVMSIPIWMVGIVVTLSTSYASGKLSLRWPFVLTGAIFSLIGWCIQYTQVQPPAVRYFALYIIAFGSFMQFPILIGWLNSNLRGRPQQAVASAVQLGMGNCANFVASNVFITKQAPTYPTGFATGVGFATLATVSILLVTGALAWHNRQFDRKHRDGGENVEDQENFRYML; translated from the exons ATGGCGGCTGAGGACGACACCGTCATCAATGTGCCGGCAAGCACTGAGAAGTCGAGCCACACCAGCATTGCCAACGAGGAGGTGGCCGCTGCCGATCGTAGTTCCACGCCCAAGGActctgacgatgatggcgagtTTTATGAAGACCCCAAGGCCGCCCGGCGACTGTTAATCAAATGCGACATCCGCCTGATCCCCATCTTGGGATGCCTATATCTCGTGTCCTTTTTGGACCGGTCGAACATTGCCAATGCGCGGCTTTTCAAGCTGGAGACGTCGCTTCATATGCCGTCGAATGGGTTTAACACCTGCCTGTGGATTTTCTACCTTCCTTTCGTGATCGTAGAGATCCCGAGTAACTTGTTTATGAGTTTGAATAAAATCAAGCCCAACCACTGGCTTGCGGGAGCGATGCTGATTCTTG GTATTGTTTCGATGTGCCAGGGACTCACGAGGAGCTATGGTGGGCTTCTTGCTTGTAGATTCATCATGGGCATCATGGAGGCTGGTCTGCCGCCCG GGGCCGCTCTTCTTATTGGGCAATACTATAAGCGCAGTGAGTTTTATATCCGCTTCTCATATTTCAtctgctttgctctgctcgGTAGCGCTTTCAGCGGC CTCCTCGCATACGCCATCGAGCACATGAATGGAATGCATGGATATGAGGCCTGGCGATGGATTTTCATCCTCGAGGGCCTCTTCACCTTTGCCTTCGGACTCGCAGCATGGTTCATCATCCCAGCCTTCCCGCAAGAGGCAACCTTCCTCAGCGACGATGAGCGAGCCATGCTTCTCGCCCGCCTCCGCCACGATCgcgggagagagagggttGACTTCAAGGGAATTAACTGGTTGAAGCTTCTTACTGACTGGAAGATCTGGTCGTTCACCCTTATCTACTTCTGTGCCGACATGGGCGCggcatccatctcatccttcaCCCCAACCATCCTTGCCCAGCTCGGTTGGAGCGCCTCACGAGCCCAAGTGATGAGCATTCCCATCTGGATGGTAGGCATTGTCGTCACTCTGTCTACTTCCTATGCTTCTGGGAAACTCTCCCTCCGCTGGCCGTTTGTGCTCACCggcgccatcttctctctcatcggTTGGTGTATACAGTACACCCAGGTCCAGCCACCGGCAGTGCGTTACTTTGCTCTGTACATCATCGCTTTTGGTTCATTTATGCAGTTCCCCATCCTTATCGGCTGGCTCAACAGTAACCTACGCGGTCGCCCGCAGCAGGCTGTCGCGAGTGCCGTTCAGCTGGGGATGGGTAACTGTGCGAACTTCGTGGCGAGCAATGTGTTCATCACTAAGCAGGCGCCGACATACCCTACTGGGTTTGCTACGGGTGTCGGCTTCGCAACACTCGCAACTGTAAGCATACTTTTGGTGACAGGGGCCTTGGCTTGGCATAATAGACAGTTTGACCGGAAGCATCGGGATGGGGGCGAGAACGTGGAGGACCAGGAGAACTTTAGATACATGTTATAG
- a CDS encoding RTA1 like protein domain-containing protein: MVTITPTPTLLSGTTSTVIVACTTAVPDTNGYVPPDACNANYGFYPRWEDNAAFAIAFGLTTCAHLAQAITLKKPFCWAITMGALWECVCFILRTLGAKDQQNSTYVTLSTLLFLLAPLWINAFAYMVVSRLIYFLHPKQTALRIPARWLAKGFVAADIISFIVQAAGGALMADQHSTENASLGRKVYMAGVGVQLFFVLIFVVVVTSFYRQVSFDIRTGTLKNRNRWIRPLILVIFLVLILIVERITFRLIEFSGGVSSSNEILRHEAYQLYLDALPMLLALASLNLVHPGMVLKGPGSSFPSSKIHWWKGRSAAFEPITLQSFDRREHSSAE; this comes from the exons ATGGTGACGATTACCCCCACGCCCACCCTCTTGTCAGGAACCACTTCAACCGTGATCGTAGCCTGTACGACTGCAGTCCCCGACACCAATGGCTATGTTCCTCCGGACGCCTGCAACGCCAACTATGGCTTTTATCCTCGTTGGGAAGATAATGCCGCCTTTGCGATTGCGTTTGGCTTGACTACGTGTGCGCACCTTGCACAGGCCATTACTTTGAAGAAG CCATTCTGCTGGGCCATCACCATGGGTGCACTATGGGAGTGCGTTTGCTTCATTCTACGCACGTTGGGTGCAAAAGATCAGCAAAACTCTACATATGTGACCCTTTCGACACTATTATTCCTTCTCGCTCCATTGT GGATAAATGCGTTTGCATACATGGTCGTCTCCCGCCTCATTTACTTCCTCCACCCGAAACAAACAGCACTCAGGATCCCGGCTCGTTGGCTTGCAAAAGGCTTCGTGGCGGCCGATATAATTTCTTTCATCGTTCAAGCTGCTGGCGGTGCGCTCATGGCAGATCAGCACAGCACAGAGAACGCAAGCCTTGGAAGAAAAGTTTACATGGCCGGTGTTGGGGTGCAGCTCTTCTTTGTGTTGATCTTCGTCGTTGTCGTTACGTCCTTTTACCGACAAGTATCGTTTGATATCCGTACCGGTACACTGAAAAATCGGAATAGGTGGATACGTCCTCTCATTCTCGTCATATTTCTTGTTCTCATTCTGATTGTT GAGCGAATTACGTTTCGACTTATCGAGTTTAGCGGTGGCGTGTCCTCTTCCAACGAAATACTGCGTCACGAAGCCTACCAGTTATATCTTGATGCGTTACCCATGCTTCTTGCTCTGGCGTCTCTGAATCTGGTGCATCCTGGGATGGTTCTGAAGGGGCCCGGAAGCAGTTTTCCTTCGTCCAAAATTCACTGGTGGAAGGGTCGCTCTGCTGCTTTTGAACCAATCACTCTTCAGTCTTTTGATCGGCGAGAGCATTCATCAGCTGAGTAA